A single window of Clostridia bacterium DNA harbors:
- a CDS encoding ImmA/IrrE family metallo-endopeptidase has product MSPEQLADLVRHTYSQCIGPPVDIASIARQAGIQVLQWPFADVELCGLLHWVDASPVIIVNSRHSWARRRFTLAHELWHYMVDMPSPSAALMLKRGAPRGHERDADHFAACLLMEADAVRDLRGRGVPADAVATALGVSKQALEFRFRELGLR; this is encoded by the coding sequence ATGTCGCCTGAACAATTAGCCGATCTAGTTCGCCACACTTACTCTCAATGTATTGGTCCACCGGTAGACATCGCATCCATAGCCCGTCAGGCAGGCATTCAGGTTTTGCAATGGCCATTTGCCGATGTGGAGTTGTGCGGCCTACTACACTGGGTTGATGCTAGTCCAGTGATCATTGTAAACTCCCGGCACTCATGGGCGCGTAGACGCTTCACGCTGGCTCACGAGTTGTGGCACTACATGGTGGACATGCCGTCGCCCAGCGCGGCGCTTATGCTAAAGCGAGGAGCGCCACGAGGTCACGAGCGCGATGCCGATCATTTCGCGGCGTGCCTGCTGATGGAGGCTGATGCAGTGCGTGATCTGCGAGGGCGTGGCGTGCCGGCTGATGCCGTTGCCACAGCGCTTGGGGTGTCTAAGCAGGCACTTGAGTTCAGGTTCCGCGAGTTGGGCTTGCGATAG
- a CDS encoding DEAD/DEAH box helicase has translation MLTCKTTMMRHQQTAVNKLSRVKVGALYCDMGTGKTLTALELAVKRLNAGKVDCILWCCPVSVRQTIADEVDKHVTGATWEIVQPRAIRNPHAHIYIAGIEGLSSSISLNARLMELVEAKRCFLVCDESSLIKNHMANRTLALWRLAERCQYKLILNGTPLSNNEQDLYSQWYFLDPRILGYNSYYSFAANHLEFDPDYPQRVVAAHDVELLTRKIQPYTYQVRKHECLDLPPKSYGSRYCYMGMEQRALYEVTRDRMLAEMEYENPKPHTIYRLFTALQRIMSGVWLDRKTLFPDPMDNPRVRVLLDTIEELPRDSKCILWCKYTHEIETLQRILESRGGVAVLHGGIQPKHRDQELRRFRENARFLVANKRVGAFGLNLQHCNYAIYYSNDFSWETRSQSEDRIHRAGQTRNCHILDIVCSDSIDEQIHRCLRRKENLVDAFRKQIDRTKDKMELGRWIDGAKDDNISVLAS, from the coding sequence TTGCTGACCTGCAAGACGACGATGATGAGGCATCAGCAAACAGCAGTGAACAAGCTGTCGAGGGTTAAGGTCGGGGCGCTTTATTGCGACATGGGAACTGGCAAAACCCTCACTGCGCTGGAGCTTGCTGTGAAGCGTCTCAATGCCGGCAAAGTGGATTGCATCCTGTGGTGCTGCCCTGTGTCGGTGCGACAGACCATTGCCGATGAGGTAGACAAGCACGTCACAGGCGCTACGTGGGAGATAGTGCAGCCCAGGGCCATACGCAATCCTCACGCGCACATCTACATAGCCGGCATCGAGGGATTATCATCATCTATCTCTCTCAATGCCCGGCTGATGGAACTGGTGGAGGCCAAACGGTGCTTCCTGGTGTGTGATGAGTCGAGTTTAATCAAAAACCACATGGCCAATCGCACACTGGCCCTGTGGCGGCTCGCAGAGAGGTGCCAGTATAAGTTGATCCTGAACGGCACTCCTCTCAGCAATAACGAGCAGGATCTATACTCGCAGTGGTATTTCCTCGACCCGAGGATACTGGGTTATAACAGCTATTACAGCTTTGCGGCGAACCATCTGGAGTTCGACCCGGATTATCCCCAGCGAGTAGTCGCGGCGCACGACGTGGAGCTGCTGACCCGCAAGATTCAGCCGTACACGTATCAGGTGCGGAAACACGAATGCCTGGATCTGCCGCCGAAGTCATACGGTTCCCGATATTGTTACATGGGCATGGAGCAAAGGGCACTCTACGAGGTGACGCGCGACAGGATGCTTGCGGAGATGGAGTATGAAAACCCCAAGCCGCACACTATCTACCGGCTGTTTACTGCCTTGCAGCGCATCATGTCGGGAGTGTGGCTCGACCGCAAGACTCTATTCCCAGACCCGATGGATAACCCTCGAGTACGGGTGCTACTTGACACCATCGAGGAGCTGCCGCGGGACTCCAAATGTATCTTGTGGTGCAAATACACGCACGAGATAGAGACGTTACAACGGATCCTGGAGTCGCGCGGTGGGGTGGCCGTATTACATGGCGGGATACAGCCCAAACACCGGGACCAGGAGTTACGGCGGTTTCGGGAGAATGCTCGATTCCTCGTGGCGAACAAGAGGGTAGGGGCATTCGGACTGAACTTGCAGCACTGCAACTACGCGATCTACTATAGCAATGACTTCAGTTGGGAGACTCGCTCGCAATCGGAGGATCGGATCCATAGAGCAGGCCAAACTCGCAACTGCCATATTCTCGATATCGTCTGCAGCGATAGCATAGACGAGCAGATACACCGATGTTTACGGCGCAAGGAGAACCTGGTGGATGCATTCCGCAAGCAGATCGACCGCACCAAAGATAAAATGGAGCTAGGGAGGTGGATAGATGGTGCCAAAGACGATAACATTTCCGTGCTTGCAAGTTAG
- a CDS encoding helix-turn-helix transcriptional regulator → MAASILGERLRWERERAELTQIQAAERLGTKNYVIANYESGRTEPQADFIRRAADLYGCSTDYLLGKTNCRNEHISDGIGPGIATRITRITGLAPDAEEDVLQALKWAEYEVRRKIALNKRTDKPGPTPQ, encoded by the coding sequence ATGGCTGCAAGCATCCTGGGCGAGCGACTGCGCTGGGAACGAGAGCGCGCTGAGCTAACACAGATCCAGGCTGCTGAACGGCTGGGGACCAAGAATTATGTGATCGCCAACTATGAGAGCGGTCGAACTGAACCTCAAGCCGATTTTATTAGACGTGCAGCTGACTTATATGGATGCTCTACCGATTACCTATTAGGCAAAACCAACTGCAGGAATGAACATATATCTGACGGCATTGGACCAGGCATCGCGACCCGCATCACGCGCATTACCGGTCTGGCTCCTGATGCCGAAGAAGATGTCCTCCAGGCGCTCAAATGGGCCGAATATGAAGTTCGCAGGAAGATAGCATTGAACAAACGAACAGATAAGCCAGGCCCCACGCCTCAATAG
- a CDS encoding phage tail tape measure protein: MADLGSIMVRIGADVSGLNQAARQFEKTGAALETIKSSAETATRAVEQTASRTAKAAQASAQAATSAASKAASEMQKVRVQIGREMVDLTIDPSGIVGQQLAALGVLESQAAQTAAAVTTSTTQAVEKAATSVAQSVSQTQAAIANSGQLADAAWADYAASYGLVDTASKDAAQSAKQAAGETAKAADDAGKEIKNTAKETATEVGKAADQISAKAQNGLQTLHDGLKKAGDSLNKFSNSWNKYISGPLILAGTLAVRSSMVIDDALDNIAIRTGATGQKLIGLENTFRRLATTTPAGLGDISAAVGDLSARLNMEGGPALDRLARQAVLTGKMFGENPKQVSGSFARMVQSWGVAEQDYSSTMDRMFKAAQMSTGSVTELNAALFDAGPQFRQLGYDLSSATALLVSFYQHGVDVSDATMGFKSAINELTSQGLDPKREFPKWIEGIRQARTEQEALAISSRVFGPRAAQPMADAIRRNAMNADEYAKKLDASKGAIERTSKETESFGEKMQVMRNKLDVALAPLGDKVAANLEKVLPQVLTYLDKVIGSWNNIKPEQQDQMIKGLGLLVGAGVGLKVVAGSLEIIAGLATPLGMTFLAVGGLALLYDKVAKKQKEIQAAPPMKFMDLDKVSQMQFTHAASTLRDTKNEKRTFDAAQYLGVTSQDLVDASILDKDSKLLIADQAKLLDGLVAVWQGKGKTFAAQVAGTSKQSGKAIVDTMAEGAASSDSLFQAVLKAFDTIAKKLFTNSDAKSGPFSHLTANGRAIIETLAQGASSSNALYDAILGKFGDAGQLLPHSDAKSGPFSHLTNAGRAIDKTIADGLLSSDELHSAVEQTFGRAGERMEDTLSGHLESMARRMAHNARLMRDDTENVWWQTASIPGAAMRYGVDSALGALDDAKPAKLALTLDADQMKLVPDNLKDLFGNKVQEQLKGPLSLELDAELKPNLQNFDLQHLVDEQLAAMGPLTLSGALKLDAIEPEPFTSAIDRMVESMGGLQLAGQTTADAMGLSLGQISSAATETGLTLDQTMIDAVTSAAGTGTAWERLKNKTTEVWGKIVATLERSGIDMTALTRTTGAGINSETEKAFSTLLVTHGVTAEQAKAIWEQLGVDITGETQRTFKTMQEVIDKFQHDAQSTMNKLVTDVSMKLITGEGDWNTILKTALNSMLKAFIEMAVGAVLACEAVQTAIQWMWSPIGALIIAGALATLLAIQSNWSKDDKPSSQAKPLADGGIVTKPTFALIGEAGPEAVIPLRSSKAAGYGGGDIHVHVDVHGNHIMSDRDVETLTDKIQRKTVEALRRENIRARVSYA, from the coding sequence GCGCTGGGCGTGCTGGAGAGCCAGGCTGCGCAGACAGCAGCGGCAGTCACAACCTCTACCACTCAGGCAGTAGAGAAAGCGGCTACTAGCGTGGCGCAGTCGGTTAGCCAGACACAGGCAGCCATTGCGAACTCGGGACAATTAGCTGATGCCGCATGGGCTGACTACGCGGCGTCATACGGGCTTGTGGACACGGCATCCAAGGATGCAGCGCAGTCGGCGAAGCAAGCGGCGGGCGAGACTGCCAAAGCCGCTGACGATGCGGGCAAGGAGATCAAGAACACAGCCAAGGAAACGGCAACCGAGGTCGGCAAGGCCGCAGATCAAATCAGCGCCAAGGCCCAAAATGGGCTCCAGACGCTGCACGATGGACTCAAAAAGGCCGGTGACAGCCTCAACAAGTTCTCTAACTCGTGGAACAAATACATCAGTGGGCCACTGATTCTAGCGGGCACATTGGCAGTGCGTAGCTCGATGGTCATTGATGACGCTTTGGACAACATCGCCATACGCACTGGCGCGACCGGGCAGAAGCTAATAGGACTGGAGAACACATTCCGGCGTCTAGCCACCACCACGCCTGCGGGTCTGGGCGATATATCCGCGGCCGTCGGGGATCTAAGCGCACGCCTCAACATGGAGGGCGGGCCTGCGTTGGATCGGCTTGCAAGGCAGGCTGTGTTGACTGGCAAGATGTTCGGCGAGAATCCCAAGCAGGTTAGCGGTTCTTTCGCGCGTATGGTGCAGTCGTGGGGCGTAGCAGAGCAGGACTATTCCAGCACGATGGACCGCATGTTCAAAGCAGCTCAAATGTCTACGGGCAGCGTGACCGAGTTGAATGCTGCGCTGTTCGATGCCGGGCCGCAGTTTAGGCAGCTAGGTTATGATCTAAGCTCGGCGACAGCCCTGCTAGTATCGTTCTACCAGCACGGCGTGGATGTCAGTGATGCCACAATGGGGTTCAAGAGCGCAATCAACGAGCTAACCAGTCAGGGGTTGGACCCCAAAAGGGAGTTCCCGAAATGGATCGAGGGCATTAGGCAGGCCCGGACCGAGCAGGAGGCACTAGCGATCAGCTCCCGCGTGTTTGGTCCACGCGCGGCTCAGCCCATGGCCGACGCGATCAGGCGGAACGCGATGAATGCAGACGAGTACGCAAAGAAGTTGGACGCGAGCAAAGGCGCGATTGAACGCACGTCCAAAGAGACCGAGAGCTTCGGCGAGAAGATGCAGGTTATGCGTAACAAGCTGGATGTCGCATTGGCTCCGCTGGGAGACAAGGTCGCTGCGAACCTCGAAAAGGTCTTGCCACAGGTTCTGACTTACCTCGATAAGGTCATCGGCAGTTGGAACAATATAAAGCCCGAGCAACAGGACCAGATGATTAAGGGTCTTGGGTTGCTAGTTGGGGCCGGTGTAGGGCTCAAGGTAGTTGCTGGCAGTCTGGAGATCATCGCGGGGCTGGCCACTCCGCTGGGCATGACATTCCTGGCAGTCGGCGGCTTGGCCCTACTGTATGACAAGGTTGCCAAGAAGCAGAAAGAGATACAAGCAGCACCGCCGATGAAATTCATGGATCTGGACAAGGTCTCGCAAATGCAGTTTACACATGCAGCTAGTACGTTGCGCGACACCAAGAACGAGAAGCGAACGTTCGACGCGGCGCAATACCTCGGCGTTACATCGCAAGATCTCGTGGACGCGAGCATCCTTGATAAGGATAGCAAGCTCCTTATTGCAGACCAAGCCAAACTCCTAGATGGGCTTGTCGCCGTATGGCAAGGCAAGGGTAAGACATTCGCGGCGCAGGTTGCGGGCACGTCGAAGCAGTCGGGTAAGGCTATTGTAGATACCATGGCTGAAGGGGCTGCATCCTCTGATTCGCTATTTCAGGCAGTGCTGAAAGCGTTCGATACGATAGCGAAAAAGCTTTTCACGAACTCGGACGCCAAGTCTGGCCCATTCTCGCATTTGACTGCGAACGGGCGAGCCATCATCGAGACGTTAGCGCAGGGCGCGTCAAGCAGTAATGCACTGTATGATGCGATCCTCGGCAAGTTCGGCGATGCAGGGCAACTACTGCCTCACTCGGACGCCAAGTCTGGCCCATTCTCGCATTTGACAAATGCAGGGCGGGCGATAGATAAGACCATAGCCGATGGCCTCCTATCGTCGGATGAACTGCATAGCGCGGTGGAGCAGACCTTCGGGCGAGCAGGCGAGCGCATGGAGGACACCTTGTCGGGCCATTTGGAATCGATGGCGCGAAGGATGGCGCACAATGCGCGACTTATGCGCGACGACACGGAGAACGTCTGGTGGCAGACGGCATCTATCCCAGGTGCTGCAATGCGATATGGCGTGGACTCGGCGCTCGGCGCGCTGGACGATGCCAAGCCTGCTAAACTGGCATTGACGCTGGATGCAGATCAGATGAAGCTGGTGCCGGACAACCTTAAGGATTTGTTCGGCAACAAGGTTCAGGAGCAATTGAAGGGACCGCTCTCACTAGAGTTGGACGCCGAACTGAAGCCGAACCTCCAGAACTTTGATTTGCAGCACCTGGTCGATGAACAGCTGGCGGCAATGGGGCCCCTGACCCTCAGTGGGGCGCTGAAACTGGATGCCATCGAACCGGAGCCGTTTACCTCAGCGATTGATCGCATGGTGGAGAGTATGGGCGGGCTGCAACTGGCTGGGCAAACAACAGCTGATGCGATGGGACTGTCGCTCGGGCAGATCAGCAGTGCGGCGACGGAGACGGGGCTGACACTGGATCAAACCATGATAGATGCAGTCACATCTGCGGCGGGCACAGGTACGGCATGGGAACGGCTCAAGAACAAGACGACAGAAGTATGGGGTAAAATCGTTGCTACGCTTGAGAGATCTGGCATAGACATGACCGCCCTGACACGCACCACCGGCGCGGGTATCAATAGCGAGACGGAAAAAGCGTTCTCTACCCTGCTTGTAACGCATGGTGTCACTGCCGAGCAGGCGAAGGCAATCTGGGAACAGTTAGGTGTCGATATCACCGGCGAAACCCAACGTACATTCAAGACAATGCAAGAGGTTATCGACAAATTCCAACATGACGCGCAGTCCACTATGAATAAACTCGTTACAGATGTTAGCATGAAACTCATAACCGGCGAGGGCGACTGGAACACCATTTTGAAAACCGCATTAAATTCCATGCTTAAGGCGTTCATTGAAATGGCAGTGGGCGCGGTGCTGGCATGCGAAGCGGTGCAAACCGCCATCCAATGGATGTGGTCGCCGATTGGCGCCTTGATAATTGCAGGTGCGCTTGCAACGTTACTGGCAATTCAAAGCAATTGGTCAAAAGACGATAAACCCTCATCGCAGGCTAAACCGCTTGCCGATGGTGGCATAGTGACCAAGCCTACATTCGCACTCATCGGCGAGGCCGGGCCAGAAGCCGTGATCCCGCTTCGCAGCAGTAAGGCGGCGGGGTATGGCGGTGGTGATATTCACGTGCATGTGGACGTGCACGGCAACCACATCATGTCAGATCGAGACGTGGAAACGCTCACGGACAAGATACAGCGCAAGACGGTTGAGGCCCTGCGCCGTGAGAACATCCGCGCCAGAGTCTCATACGCGTAG
- a CDS encoding ParA family protein, with the protein MSKIISITNHKGGVGKTTTVLTLGHALALLEKRVLLIDFDPQMNLSQTLEKANWDKTNNLHYALRDRKIPLSTLIESTRIPGVDLVPSSEFLRAADVEYFRKYDSALLLNKALTQAIREDYDCILVDCPPALNILTINALAASDHVIIPITPGMYSLFGIEMLTDEIDEIRNGLNSRLAVLGVLITNFDRRVRVQRDVAEQIRATFGGQVFDAEIGVNAPIQAAQSQCRTIYEYARTERGADDYTALAEEVIRRAQI; encoded by the coding sequence GTGTCCAAGATAATCAGCATCACAAACCACAAAGGCGGTGTAGGCAAAACCACAACCGTCCTCACGCTAGGCCATGCGCTGGCATTGCTGGAGAAGCGAGTCCTGCTGATCGACTTCGACCCACAGATGAACCTATCGCAGACACTCGAAAAAGCGAACTGGGACAAGACCAACAACCTGCATTATGCGCTGCGCGACCGCAAGATCCCCCTCTCTACGCTCATCGAGTCCACCAGGATTCCAGGCGTCGATCTGGTTCCGTCGAGCGAGTTTCTACGGGCCGCGGACGTGGAGTATTTCCGCAAATACGATAGCGCACTTCTGCTCAATAAAGCACTGACGCAGGCCATCCGGGAGGACTACGACTGCATTCTGGTGGATTGTCCGCCAGCATTGAACATCCTCACCATCAACGCTCTGGCGGCATCAGATCATGTCATAATCCCGATAACGCCGGGGATGTATAGCCTCTTTGGTATCGAGATGCTTACAGACGAGATAGACGAGATTCGCAACGGTCTAAATTCCCGGCTCGCTGTTCTCGGAGTGCTTATCACTAATTTCGACCGCCGCGTGAGAGTGCAGCGGGACGTGGCAGAGCAGATCCGGGCCACCTTCGGTGGGCAGGTGTTCGACGCCGAAATAGGGGTCAACGCACCAATACAAGCCGCGCAGAGCCAATGCCGCACCATCTACGAGTATGCCCGGACAGAGAGAGGAGCCGATGACTACACCGCCCTGGCCGAGGAGGTCATACGTCGTGCCCAAATATGA
- a CDS encoding phosphoadenosine phosphosulfate reductase family protein, whose amino-acid sequence MKRYLTTNVLDAARERYAFIFDRFDSIYVSVSGGKDSTVLYRLAIEEAVKRNRKINLFFLDQEMEYGSTIRLMRGMMEHPNVIPLWYQVPIRMTNATSYTEELLYAWGPGEEWMREKELDSIHEIAGEYPQRFYPFFEWFERQAPEGSAFLVGLRADESLNRFRAVTKNPGYEDVKWSTKSSNPESFKFYPLYDWGHGDIWKYIDDHGVPYNEIYDKMFSKNHSIYSTMRVSNLIHEKSFNCLTELQELEPDTYERIIKRLGSTHCAALYARDAMVYNTDQLPDAFPTWREYRDYLLESSPIAPERKGRFQKRFEGQEQDEYTYRQQCRQILINDWENNIGVSKKPDIKDRLEKWRAIL is encoded by the coding sequence ATGAAGCGGTATCTCACAACAAACGTCCTTGACGCAGCTAGGGAGCGGTATGCTTTCATCTTTGACCGCTTCGACAGCATCTATGTATCCGTGTCGGGCGGCAAGGATTCGACGGTTCTCTATCGCCTGGCGATCGAAGAGGCGGTGAAACGCAACCGCAAGATCAATCTATTCTTCCTCGACCAGGAGATGGAGTATGGCTCGACGATCCGGCTCATGCGCGGCATGATGGAGCATCCCAACGTGATCCCGCTGTGGTATCAGGTGCCGATCCGCATGACCAATGCCACAAGCTACACGGAGGAACTTCTGTATGCGTGGGGGCCCGGCGAGGAGTGGATGCGTGAGAAGGAGCTCGATAGCATCCACGAGATAGCAGGCGAGTATCCGCAGAGGTTTTACCCGTTCTTTGAGTGGTTCGAGCGGCAGGCGCCAGAGGGCAGTGCATTCCTCGTAGGGCTACGGGCAGACGAGAGTCTGAATAGATTCAGGGCTGTGACCAAGAACCCGGGCTACGAGGATGTCAAATGGAGCACCAAGAGCAGCAACCCGGAATCGTTTAAGTTTTACCCGCTGTACGACTGGGGCCACGGCGACATCTGGAAATACATTGACGACCACGGTGTGCCATACAACGAGATCTACGACAAGATGTTCAGCAAGAATCACTCAATCTACAGCACAATGCGGGTATCGAATCTCATCCACGAGAAATCGTTCAATTGCCTGACAGAGCTGCAGGAGCTGGAGCCAGATACCTATGAACGCATTATCAAGCGCCTGGGCAGCACTCACTGCGCGGCGCTGTATGCGAGGGATGCTATGGTGTATAACACAGACCAGTTACCCGACGCATTCCCGACATGGCGCGAGTATCGAGACTACCTGCTGGAGTCGTCGCCTATCGCGCCCGAGCGGAAGGGGCGTTTCCAGAAACGCTTCGAGGGCCAGGAACAGGATGAATACACGTATCGGCAGCAGTGCCGACAGATCTTGATCAACGATTGGGAAAACAATATCGGCGTGAGCAAAAAGCCCGACATAAAAGATAGGCTGGAGAAATGGAGAGCAATACTATGA
- a CDS encoding ParB/RepB/Spo0J family partition protein: protein MVPKTITFPCLQVRLVPTSKVVANEYNPNRVAKPELDLLADSIEADGVTMPIVVYHDKEADQYIVVDGFHRYLLLRDRYQCPEIPVTVIDKPLDERMASTIRHNRARGKHQVDLMGELVKALVAQGWREDDIAKHLGMTYEEVLRLKQVVGIAKAIKYKDYGKAWEAVE, encoded by the coding sequence ATGGTGCCAAAGACGATAACATTTCCGTGCTTGCAAGTTAGGCTGGTGCCGACCAGCAAAGTGGTGGCAAACGAGTACAATCCAAATCGCGTCGCCAAACCGGAGCTCGATCTGCTAGCAGACTCCATAGAGGCCGATGGAGTGACCATGCCGATTGTTGTTTATCACGATAAGGAGGCCGATCAGTATATAGTCGTGGACGGATTCCACCGCTATCTGCTCCTCCGCGACCGATACCAGTGCCCGGAGATTCCGGTAACGGTGATCGACAAGCCTTTGGATGAGCGCATGGCCAGCACCATACGCCACAACAGGGCCCGCGGAAAGCACCAGGTGGATCTCATGGGCGAGCTGGTAAAGGCATTGGTTGCGCAGGGCTGGCGCGAGGATGACATAGCCAAGCACCTGGGGATGACCTACGAGGAGGTTCTGCGGCTCAAACAGGTTGTGGGCATCGCCAAGGCTATCAAATACAAGGACTACGGCAAAGCATGGGAGGCGGTAGAGTGA
- a CDS encoding glucosaminidase domain-containing protein produces the protein MTRPEFVERMSNACKVARQKGAQFNEPVVFAQAALESNWGSSGLCARANNLFGIKAGKCWSGQTLELPTREWSKAKGWYDTVAKWRVYPSWNECIVDYSRLLSRLSWYHDALSVTHDPSRFLSAILPSDGEPGWATDPKYAQKIWNVVREIEKLGGPKWEVER, from the coding sequence ATGACAAGACCAGAGTTTGTCGAGCGCATGAGCAATGCGTGCAAGGTCGCCCGGCAGAAGGGTGCACAGTTCAACGAGCCTGTTGTGTTCGCTCAGGCTGCATTGGAATCAAACTGGGGCAGCAGCGGGCTTTGCGCTCGCGCCAACAACCTTTTCGGTATCAAGGCAGGCAAGTGTTGGAGTGGGCAGACGCTGGAGCTGCCGACCAGGGAATGGAGCAAGGCAAAGGGCTGGTACGACACTGTCGCCAAGTGGCGCGTGTATCCCAGTTGGAACGAGTGCATCGTGGACTACTCCAGATTGCTCTCGCGCCTGAGTTGGTACCACGATGCTCTGAGCGTAACGCATGACCCCAGCAGATTCTTGTCCGCGATTCTGCCGAGCGATGGGGAACCGGGGTGGGCGACAGACCCCAAGTATGCACAGAAGATTTGGAATGTCGTGAGAGAGATTGAGAAGCTAGGCGGGCCGAAGTGGGAGGTTGAGAGATGA
- a CDS encoding helix-turn-helix domain-containing protein, giving the protein MTTPSAPVEPPPDRFVRAANWLWDVLPSAVGPTEWVVYAHLYRLTVGFNRSECVVGYGAMAERTKLSKATVIRHIAKLRELGLLTTGETTQAGTLITLFAPVSVVTMSIPKSSIPATRIPTMSIPAEDTPGVVAMSILATTTPKTGQHKPGVATTSIPTMSTNKDKGTMKDNYKQVVAVLSEAGYGVTVDTLESLASDGADVSLSRVRKCIAYIKSKHNIRDKNGTLIAALTKGWEVGEAAEKAAASTEAAQQQQEVAAREEQDKVMWLAQEKERLGAEGLERLRQEVTARAEQEGDYVLKRAKSQQARKDHINGLVDAALLARRDTRA; this is encoded by the coding sequence ATGACTACACCTAGCGCACCAGTGGAACCGCCGCCAGATAGATTTGTGCGCGCGGCTAACTGGCTATGGGACGTTCTGCCCTCGGCGGTGGGTCCAACTGAGTGGGTTGTATACGCGCATCTCTACAGGCTGACTGTAGGGTTCAACCGTAGTGAGTGCGTTGTGGGCTATGGGGCGATGGCTGAGCGCACCAAGTTAAGCAAGGCCACAGTGATACGCCACATAGCCAAACTGCGTGAGCTCGGGTTGCTCACCACCGGGGAGACAACACAAGCTGGCACATTGATTACTTTGTTTGCCCCGGTCAGTGTAGTCACCATGAGTATACCCAAGTCAAGTATACCTGCCACGCGTATACCTACTATGAGTATACCCGCAGAGGATACACCCGGTGTGGTCGCCATGAGTATACTCGCTACGACTACACCCAAAACAGGCCAGCATAAGCCAGGTGTAGCCACCACGAGTATACCCACCATGAGCACCAACAAAGACAAGGGTACTATGAAAGACAACTACAAACAGGTCGTTGCTGTCCTCTCCGAGGCGGGTTACGGAGTTACCGTCGATACCCTCGAATCTCTTGCAAGCGATGGAGCTGACGTAAGCCTGTCACGAGTCCGTAAGTGCATCGCTTATATCAAGAGCAAACACAATATCAGAGACAAGAATGGCACACTCATTGCAGCTCTCACAAAAGGCTGGGAAGTAGGAGAGGCTGCGGAAAAAGCCGCAGCCTCAACAGAAGCAGCACAACAGCAACAGGAGGTCGCCGCGCGGGAGGAGCAAGACAAAGTTATGTGGCTTGCCCAGGAGAAGGAGAGACTCGGAGCAGAGGGACTGGAGAGGCTGCGGCAGGAAGTGACAGCCCGTGCAGAGCAGGAGGGTGACTACGTGCTCAAGCGTGCTAAGTCTCAGCAGGCGAGGAAGGACCACATCAACGGGTTGGTGGACGCGGCGCTATTGGCTCGACGAGATACCCGCGCTTGA